From the genome of Candidatus Lokiarchaeota archaeon:
GAGGATCGAGCGACTAAGACGAGACGGAGAATGCGGTTTAGTTATCCAGGAGTTGGACAACATCCTGGCAATTTGCGCTGACGACTACATGGTCTTGAGCGAAGTTGGATTATGTTTCAAGCGTCTTGGCAGGTATAGCGATGCTTTGTACTACTACGACTTGTCTCTGAATGCAGAACCAACAGCCAAGACACTAAATCGTAAAGGGCTGCTCTTGCTAAAGATGGGTCGTTATGAGGAATCTGTGCAAAGTTTTCGCAAGGCGTTGACCCTTGAGCCAGATAACGAGGCCATTCATAATAACCTTGGAATAGTGCTGGATGAGGCGGGTAGAGTAGAAGAGGCTATAGCAGCTTATACCAGAGCTATCGAAATAGCCCCCGAATTCAAAGAAGCTATGAATAATTTGGGAGTGGCTTTAGACAAGATTGGTAATTGGGAACAGGCAATTGAACAATATGAACGTGTTCTGCTGATAGATGCGGGCTTTTATCAAGCCTATGCTAATATGGGTATAGCCTACCGCAAAGCTGGTAATCGAGAAAAGGCGAAAGAATGTTACGAGATCGCACTCAGGATAAACCCAAGCAACCAAGAAATTCAACACAATCTTGAGC
Proteins encoded in this window:
- a CDS encoding tetratricopeptide repeat protein, which encodes MDWLQRIERLRRDGECGLVIQELDNILAICADDYMVLSEVGLCFKRLGRYSDALYYYDLSLNAEPTAKTLNRKGLLLLKMGRYEESVQSFRKALTLEPDNEAIHNNLGIVLDEAGRVEEAIAAYTRAIEIAPEFKEAMNNLGVALDKIGNWEQAIEQYERVLLIDAGFYQAYANMGIAYRKAGNREKAKECYEIALRINPSNQEIQHNLELISPELSG